Proteins from one Dioscorea cayenensis subsp. rotundata cultivar TDr96_F1 unplaced genomic scaffold, TDr96_F1_v2_PseudoChromosome.rev07_lg8_w22 25.fasta BLBR01000059.1, whole genome shotgun sequence genomic window:
- the LOC120253350 gene encoding uncharacterized protein LOC120253350, whose product MDFDYAIRKDEPLVPTDNSTSGAIALYEQWKRSNRLSMMYIKTRISASIRGSIPDCANVRDLLKAIDDQFESSDKALASTLMTKLLSMKLTSVKGVREHIMRIRDLAAQLKALQQIDCSDAYLVHFILHSLPYQYNAFKISYNTHKYKWSINELLTMCVAEEERLLLEKSENAHMAT is encoded by the coding sequence ATGGATTTTGACTATGCTATAAGGAAGGATGAACCACTTGTGCCGACAGACAATAGCACTTCGGGTGCAATTGCCTTATATGAACAGTGGAAGCGATCTAATCGCTTGAGCATGATGTACATTAAGACACGTATATCTGCTAGTATCCGTGGTTCAATCCCAGATTGTGCAAATGTAAGAGATTTGTTGAAGGCAATTGATGATCAATTTGAATCTTCAGATAAGGCTCTTGCTAGCACTCTCATGACCAAATTATTATCCATGAAGCTCACAAGTGTTAAAGGTGTGCGAGAGCATATCATGAGGATAAGAGACTTAGCAGCTCAACTTAAGGCTTTACAGCAGATCGATTGTTCAGATGCTTACCTTGTGCACTTTATCTTGCACTCTCTTCCATATCAGTATAACGCTTTCAAAATCTCATATAacacacataaatataaatGGTCTATTAATGAGCTTTTGACCATGTGTGTTGCAGAGGAGGAAAGGTTGTTATTAGAAAAGAGTGAAAATGCACATATGGCTACTTAA